The following proteins come from a genomic window of Streptomyces liliiviolaceus:
- a CDS encoding ABC transporter permease gives MSTVLETPARTAGPTHPPRSWAAVFAVARFEARELRLNIAVLALAVLYMAWIVWQTTQRQGDFPILQNVDRDTQSMPVLIGLVVMLNVNRAALRSFRRDTDRHLDVLVVEPWRRTVAHVLSAVPVALFTAVCVAVQFTWAALKPGAVGHGSPAELAVGPLTVLLFAALGALFARRFRSVFAAPVFLVLLLFTQVFLAAPSGTDWTNWLGVVVTESGPNPLPSDLLERPAAWHALYLVGLVLFAALLAVLVSGGRSTVVKAAVAGALALTLVGVVGQSGGTPAGSTPARERASVSPEKVRECVEHGKSSYCAFPEWTGRTADWATVVDRVQNLAGGRAGAERLTVDQRLDARYGLTADTVISPSTAPGHVSVGTDWGGNRVPEFAAAVASVLVAGDEKAGTELCDARLVTVMWLALGGDPDPLSALRDVRLDDSDSGSALVLSPTEPFSMSAEQTRIVVDLLKKPQYDVAGKVKAKWTELTSPKTSLARVAEILDVPAAGKATDGDACEE, from the coding sequence ATGAGCACCGTGCTGGAGACACCCGCGCGGACCGCCGGGCCGACGCATCCACCCCGTTCCTGGGCGGCCGTGTTCGCCGTCGCCCGCTTCGAGGCGCGCGAACTGCGCCTGAACATCGCCGTCCTCGCCCTGGCCGTCCTGTACATGGCCTGGATCGTCTGGCAGACCACGCAGCGCCAGGGCGACTTCCCGATACTCCAGAACGTCGACCGCGACACGCAGTCCATGCCGGTGCTGATCGGGCTCGTCGTCATGCTCAACGTCAACCGCGCGGCCCTGCGCTCCTTCCGACGGGACACGGACCGCCATCTGGACGTCCTGGTCGTCGAGCCCTGGCGGCGCACGGTCGCCCATGTGCTGTCCGCCGTCCCGGTGGCCCTGTTCACGGCCGTGTGCGTGGCCGTCCAGTTCACCTGGGCCGCGCTCAAGCCGGGTGCGGTCGGGCACGGTTCGCCCGCCGAACTCGCCGTCGGCCCGCTGACGGTCCTGCTGTTCGCCGCGCTGGGCGCGCTCTTCGCCCGCCGGTTCCGTTCCGTGTTCGCCGCGCCGGTGTTCCTCGTCCTCCTGCTCTTCACGCAGGTCTTCCTGGCGGCTCCGTCCGGCACCGACTGGACGAACTGGCTGGGCGTGGTCGTCACCGAGAGCGGCCCCAACCCGCTCCCCTCCGACCTGCTGGAGCGCCCCGCCGCCTGGCACGCCCTGTACCTCGTCGGGCTCGTCCTGTTCGCCGCGCTGCTCGCGGTACTGGTCAGCGGCGGCCGTTCGACGGTCGTCAAGGCGGCCGTCGCGGGAGCGCTCGCCCTCACACTGGTGGGCGTGGTCGGCCAGTCCGGCGGCACCCCGGCCGGATCGACACCGGCCCGCGAGCGGGCGTCGGTCTCCCCGGAGAAGGTCCGTGAGTGCGTCGAGCACGGGAAGTCCTCGTACTGCGCCTTCCCCGAGTGGACGGGCCGCACCGCCGACTGGGCCACCGTGGTCGACCGCGTCCAGAACCTCGCGGGCGGCAGGGCCGGCGCCGAGCGCCTGACCGTGGACCAGCGCCTCGACGCCCGCTACGGACTGACGGCCGACACCGTGATCTCCCCGTCCACCGCACCCGGCCACGTGAGCGTCGGCACCGACTGGGGCGGCAACCGCGTCCCCGAGTTCGCCGCCGCCGTCGCGTCGGTGCTGGTGGCGGGCGACGAGAAAGCGGGCACCGAGCTGTGCGACGCGCGCCTGGTGACGGTCATGTGGCTGGCACTGGGCGGCGATCCCGACCCGCTGTCCGCGCTGCGCGACGTCCGCCTCGACGACAGCGACTCGGGCTCCGCCCTCGTCCTGTCGCCCACCGAACCCTTCTCGATGAGCGCCGAACAGACCCGGATCGTCGTGGACCTGCTCAAGAAGCCGCAGTACGACGTCGCAGGCAAGGTGAAGGCCAAGTGGACGGAGCTGACCTCGCCGAAGACATCCCTGGCGCGGGTGGCGGAGATCCTGGACGTACCGGCCGCGGGCAAGGCGACGGACGGTGACGCATGCGAGGAGTGA
- a CDS encoding ABC transporter ATP-binding protein, which yields MSDLSSALPSVPPSVPPSVPTVSAAGLTLRYGGTAALDDVSVRLGEGVTGLLGPNGAGKTTLLRVLATAVPPDKGAFTVLGNDPATSAGRQEVRRALGYLPQAPGFHPDFSAFEFVDYVAILKELTDRTARHREVRRVLDAVALSDVRSKRIKKLSGGMRQRVALAAALVGDPGFLVLDEPTVGLDPEQRMRFRELIARAGEGRTVLLSTHQTEDVAMLCHRVIVMVRGRIRFEGTPAELTARANGRVWSSTERDPGAWAGWRTGTGSFRNVGEPPEGADLLEPTLEDGYLLTLDGESSEVTAA from the coding sequence ATGTCTGACCTGTCCTCGGCACTCCCTTCGGTGCCTCCTTCGGTGCCTCCTTCGGTGCCGACGGTGTCCGCCGCCGGGCTGACCCTCCGGTACGGAGGAACGGCCGCCCTCGACGACGTGTCCGTGCGGCTCGGTGAGGGAGTCACCGGGCTGCTCGGGCCCAACGGAGCCGGAAAGACCACCCTGTTGCGGGTCCTGGCCACGGCCGTGCCCCCGGACAAGGGAGCGTTCACGGTCCTCGGCAACGACCCGGCCACCTCGGCCGGACGGCAGGAGGTGCGGCGCGCGCTCGGCTATCTGCCGCAGGCGCCCGGTTTCCACCCGGACTTCTCGGCCTTCGAGTTCGTCGACTACGTGGCGATCCTGAAGGAGCTGACGGACCGCACCGCCCGGCACCGCGAGGTGCGGCGGGTCCTGGACGCCGTCGCGCTGTCCGACGTACGGAGCAAGCGGATCAAGAAGCTCTCCGGCGGGATGCGCCAGCGGGTCGCGCTGGCCGCCGCCCTCGTCGGCGACCCCGGTTTCCTGGTCCTCGACGAGCCGACCGTCGGCCTCGACCCCGAACAGCGCATGCGGTTCCGGGAGTTGATCGCCCGGGCGGGGGAGGGGCGGACCGTCCTGCTGTCCACCCACCAGACCGAGGACGTCGCGATGCTCTGCCACCGCGTGATCGTCATGGTCCGCGGCCGGATCCGCTTCGAGGGCACCCCCGCCGAACTGACGGCACGGGCGAACGGCCGGGTGTGGAGCAGCACCGAACGCGACCCGGGCGCCTGGGCCGGCTGGCGCACGGGCACGGGCTCCTTCCGTAACGTCGGCGAGCCCCCCGAGGGCGCCGACCTTCTCGAACCGACCCTGGAGGACGGCTATCTGCTCACCCTCGACGGGGAGTCCTCGGAGGTGACGGCCGCATGA
- a CDS encoding cupin domain-containing protein, producing the protein MSDGETNEVRDPGGTTWHVAQDDLRAYVRGELAAPMLWSADTHLMACAHCRAVLAEVSDPAPLDAGWERLDAELDVPRPGFLESLLVRAGVADHTARLLAATPVLRRSWLTALVAVLFFTVVATSFAGAPDSPALFLALAPLLPLAGVALAYGPVLDPTYEMAVVSPMHGFRLLMIRTVPVLATALALNGLATLALPSYGLRALAWLLPALALTSTGLALTPRLGPVLAPGLVGGAWIAVLLIALGTSSEGTLAPYTVAGQSVAAAVAVLAAALFYLRRDRFDSTSAHTPFAGFTGYTDGGAA; encoded by the coding sequence ATGAGCGACGGCGAAACGAACGAGGTCCGCGATCCGGGCGGAACGACCTGGCACGTCGCGCAGGACGACCTCCGGGCGTATGTACGGGGCGAGCTGGCGGCCCCGATGCTCTGGTCGGCCGACACGCACCTCATGGCCTGCGCGCACTGCCGGGCGGTCCTCGCCGAGGTGAGCGACCCGGCCCCGCTGGACGCGGGATGGGAGCGGCTCGACGCCGAACTGGACGTGCCGCGACCGGGGTTCCTGGAGTCGCTGCTCGTGCGGGCCGGGGTGGCCGACCACACCGCGCGACTGCTGGCCGCGACACCGGTGCTGCGCCGGTCGTGGCTGACCGCCCTCGTCGCCGTGCTGTTCTTCACGGTGGTCGCGACCAGTTTCGCCGGGGCGCCCGACAGCCCGGCGCTGTTCCTCGCCCTCGCCCCGCTGCTGCCCCTCGCCGGGGTCGCGCTGGCGTACGGTCCGGTGCTCGACCCGACGTACGAGATGGCCGTGGTGTCGCCGATGCACGGGTTCCGGCTGCTGATGATCCGCACGGTGCCGGTGCTGGCCACCGCGCTCGCCCTGAACGGCCTGGCGACGCTCGCGCTTCCCTCGTACGGACTGCGCGCCCTGGCCTGGCTGCTGCCGGCGCTCGCGCTCACCTCGACCGGGCTCGCGCTGACGCCCCGGCTGGGTCCGGTCCTCGCGCCGGGGCTGGTCGGCGGTGCGTGGATCGCCGTGCTGCTGATCGCGCTGGGGACGAGCTCCGAGGGGACCCTCGCGCCCTACACGGTGGCGGGGCAGAGCGTCGCCGCCGCGGTCGCCGTGCTCGCCGCCGCGCTGTTCTATCTGCGCCGCGACCGCTTCGACTCGACCTCCGCGCACACACCGTTCGCGGGCTTCACGGGCTACACGGACGGGGGTGCGGCGTGA
- a CDS encoding RNA polymerase sigma factor, translating to MRETRSDGDLLRAIAADGDRRAFEELYRRYAPWLGARLRGRCSDAGTVDEVVQETFLAVWRGSARYREEGDVAGWLWRIGSRRLIDALRGDGARGRMRQALARLRHREEVSAEERVLAGVEHGDLAGALVRLSPELRSVLQATVIDGLTTREAAVLLGIPPGTVKTRALRARKQLREELA from the coding sequence GTGAGGGAAACGAGAAGCGACGGCGATCTGCTGCGGGCCATCGCGGCGGACGGTGACCGGCGCGCCTTCGAAGAGCTGTACCGGCGGTACGCGCCATGGCTCGGAGCGAGGCTGCGCGGCCGCTGTTCCGACGCGGGGACCGTCGACGAGGTCGTGCAGGAGACGTTTCTCGCGGTCTGGCGCGGCAGTGCCCGCTACCGCGAGGAGGGCGACGTGGCCGGCTGGCTGTGGCGCATCGGCTCGCGGCGGCTCATCGACGCCCTGCGCGGCGACGGCGCCCGGGGCCGGATGCGGCAGGCGCTCGCGCGGCTGCGGCACCGAGAGGAGGTGTCGGCGGAGGAGCGCGTGCTCGCGGGGGTGGAGCACGGGGACCTCGCCGGCGCCCTGGTCCGGCTGTCGCCGGAACTGCGCTCGGTCCTGCAGGCCACGGTCATAGACGGGCTGACCACCCGCGAGGCGGCCGTGCTGCTCGGCATCCCGCCGGGGACGGTCAAGACACGGGCGCTTCGGGCCCGCAAGCAGCTGCGGGAGGAGTTGGCATGA